One stretch of Toxoplasma gondii ME49 chromosome XI, whole genome shotgun sequence DNA includes these proteins:
- a CDS encoding DUF803 domain-containing protein (encoded by transcript TGME49_312622~Predicted trans-membrane domain (TMHMM2.0):88-111:141-164:193-216:220-240:246-269:296-316:414-437:461-484:490-510:519-542), whose product MNPPRLPPAGRAAVMPRRFSQEPPTDAASAPTVCASKLRLSPPGKSASSASDPTTKMQVRRSSSRLLQLVTAEPPVARTLITSRLCSRVYVHLGLSTLLSGAAACVLLGSPELTSALAPAGLADASQVRRLSSQLPHAIEEFLNVSGGMSLFIGILLTLVGSVLMAGGSTMMKVGIHLESERAKNTSILMCEPMWLGGFGAYTLGALMHVVALAFAPASVLAPMNSIGLIANAITAATVLKEPFGFQEFLFTGGTALGVTLCACATLLPHDEFVNMGSDAAMFSEKDVGLYSWRDPWYLAYLACCVVPGFGTLIYVNSEESAQLEEQERYMMASPRTNLKRIELARLSASQASSGAGGVEGNVGSLGLNNSEYSAQTAQKSKIFRNIQGGNDDSRCALLDDEDSTQQQALGRKTVVYSRCIGLCYGFLAGLTGAQCVLELKELAACFHAGMDDPTIWHHPQPYLVVVFLVASVWTQIHFLNLGLARGEATLVVPTYYVSWTFFGTLGGFAKFHEIQGFSVGAIILFGLGFGLTILCIAILAVQEMTVLRRYVDERVPDLPEAELDLPTQELQEQQLAKQVTLAMGLFPFSMLGRTVGRKRFRPLYQRFRRTRSTASDTALNDSYGELTLSSAGVVAAYTLPHNLHFNRGGSESLAGESRGSRREVPEVARAESLGSSPFSRHLSAAGRQTETHSSKFSSSALGESSDKAESDDRRVQRVGHSDSQGQWPGASRPPFPGSGAGSSTRAPESSRAPGRIGWDAKPQPTVEFRVPPVTRVAGGVHGSLASPDASPTATRYSALPQHAQTSGKASHGL is encoded by the exons ATGAATCCTCCTAGACTTCCGCCCGCGGGTCGGGCGGCCGTCATGCCTCGGCGGTTTTCACAAGAACCTCCGACCGACGCCGCTTCTGCGCCGACTGTCTGCGCGTCGAAGTTGCGCCTCTCCCCTCCAGGAaagtctgcttcttcagcttcagATCCGACCACGAAAATGCAAGTTCGCCGGTCCtcgtcgcgtcttcttcaactcgTAACCGCGGAGCCGCCGGTCGCGCGGACCCTCATCACCAGTCGGCTTTGctctcgggtgtatgtacatctGGGACTCTCGACTTTGCTCTCTGGCGCGGCTGCCTGCGTCTTGCTCGGCTCTCCAGAACTCACTTCTGCTCTCGCACCCGCCGGCCTCGCCGACGCCTCTCAGGTCCGGCGTCTCTCGTCGCAACTCCCGCATGCAATTGAGGAATTCCTCAACGTCAGCGGAGGCATGAGCCTGTTCATCGGCATCTTGCTGACCCTCGTAGGCAGCGTCTTGATGGCGGGAGGCAGCACCATGATGAAAGTTGGAATCCACCTCGAGTCCGAACGAGCCAAAAATACTTCCATTCTCATGTGTGAACCGATGTGGCTAGGCGGTTTCGGAG CGTACACACTCGGGGCTCTGATGCacgtcgtcgctctcgccttcgctcccGCCAGTGTTCTCGCCCCCATGAACTCCATCGGACTCATTGCGAACGCCATCACTGCGGCG ACTGTGCTGAAGGAGCCCTTTGGTTTCCAAGAGTTCCTTTTCACGGGAGGCACAGCGCTGGGTGTGACgttgtgtgcatgcgcgacgcTGCTGCCTCACGACGAGTTCGTAAACATGGGAAGCGACGCAGCGATGTTCTCGGAGAAAGACGTCGGCCTGTACAGCTGGCGAGATCCGTGGTACTTGGCGTACCTCGCCTGCTGCGTTGTCCCCGGCTTCGGCACCCTCATCTACGTAAACTCCGAAGAAAGTGCACAACTCGAGGAACAGGAACGCTACATGATGGCCTCTCCACGCACAAACTTAAAGCGGATCGAGCTGGCGCGTCTGAGCGCCTCGCAGGCGAGCTCCGGCGCGGGAGGTGTCGAAGGAAATGTCGGAAGTCTCGGCTTGAACAACTCAGAATACTCTGCCCAGACAGCGCAGAAATCGAAAATCTTCAG aAATATTcagggaggaaacgacgacTCTCGCTGCGCTCTGCTCGATGACGAGGACAGCACCCAGCAACAAGCTTTGGGGAGAAAAACCGTTGTCTATTCCAGGTGTATCG GTCTGTGCTACGGCTTCCTGGCGGGTCTGACTGGCGCCCAGTGCGTCTTGGAGCTGAAGGAACTCGCCGCATGCTTTCAT GCGGGCATGGACGACCCCACCATCTGGCACCACCCGCAGCCGTacctcgtcgtcgtcttcctcgtcgcctccgtctGGACTCAA ATTCACTTTCTGAACCTTGGGCTCGCGCGCGGAGAAGCGACACTCGTCGTCCCCACTTACTACGTCAGCTGGACCTTCTTTGGCACTCTTGGCG GTTTCGCAAAGTTCCACGAGATCCAAGGTTTTAGCGTGGGAGCCATCATCCTCTTCGGTCTCGGCTTCGGCTTGACGATTCTCTGCATCGCGATCCTTGCTGTGCAAGAAATGACTGtcct GCGTCGCTACGTGGACGAACGCGTTCCTGATTTGCCTGAGGCCGAACTTGACTTG CCGACGCAGGAGTTGCAGGAGCAGCAGCTGGCGAAGCAGGTGACTCTGGCGATGGGTCTGTTCCCGTTTTCCATGCTCGGGAGAACTGTAGGAAGGAAGAGGTTTCGGCCACTCTACCAACGATTTCGACGCACTCGCTCGACCGCCTCGGATACTGCTCTCAACGACTCTTACGGCGAACTGACTCTCAGCTCTGCAGGCGTCGTGGCTGCGTACACTCTCCCTCACAACCTCCACTTCAACCGCGGCGGCTCCGAG agCCTGGCGGGGGAGTCTCGCGGAAGTCGGCGCGAGGTGCCTGAGGTTGCTCGTGCAGAGAGTCTCGGCTCTTCGCCGTTTTCGCGGCATCTGTCGGCTGCGGgtcgacagacagagacgcattCGTCCAAGTTTTCCTCGAGTGCGTTGGGCGAGTCGAGCGACAAAGCTGAAAGTGACGACAGGCGCGTTCAGCGCGTCGGCCACTCAGACTCTCAGGGCCAGTGGCCTGGAGCTTCGAGGCCGCCTTTCCCCGGAAGCGGCGCAGGTTCCAGCACGCGAGCGCCAG AGTCAAGTCGCGCACCTGGGCGTATCGGCTGGGATGCGAAGCCGCAACCGACTGTCGAATTTCGAGTTCCTCCTGTCACTCGCGTTGCCGGAGGA GTGCATGGATCTCTGGCTTCGCCTGATGCGAGCCCAACGGCGACGCGCTACTCCGCATTGCCTCAGCACGCGCAGACCTCTGGAAAGGCGTCGCATGGCCTTTGA
- a CDS encoding hypothetical protein (encoded by transcript TGME49_312618): MPADWRWGARQRKVSAATKLSETRFACSGATMPPFSEVDETESSSGEEDSDVGSVDSEVDGEAEAPLDEHKLKQGSALIEGGGRQKRCAGWRLELNAKLASEAERLTAKEQKHAKAGAGGFQLTAPEQSTEHQRKKAQKVQRQQSIVSDLLALRIRLNGALRETNRLPNAHMFTALMGEKCFESEKVGITAETSSLAESLKGLRDEAAGLLTDLLSLQRALFEQSGLKLDAQDEEDAQDEEDAEDSSVCTPENGGGHETESWGTRRERWLAAQGASDSARASRGEKRKRADEEEAVTEDENSGREASVWAERVDALWRRKSRRLCLENADAWHTTVDPRSQAFKALSQPPSQQLQHAMSTQFSRLLARALRGAHVPPPSSPGNKAHASDEGCTPCHVVGCTTLQRLRALGEDVDQEEEKADGEEASFTDILKHDFYDDGDFYVELLKHVIQQGGALDSSDSLDREKNLLKLRNKLNRGRKTVDRRASKGRKIRYQPIEKLQNLMTATPWQPNLDALPGAGDEAMVDRLMRQLFAND; this comes from the exons ATGCCAGCGGACTGGAGGTGGGGTGCTCGACAACGAAAGGTCTCTGCCGCCACAAAACTCAGTGAAACGCGTTTCGCTTGCTCGGGAGCCACGatgcctcctttctccgaaGTCGACGAGACCGAGTCCTCCTCTGGAGAGGAGGACAGCGACGTTGGGTCTGTCGACTCGGAGGTCGACGGCGAGGCGGAAGCCCCTCTCGATGAGCACAAGCTCAAACAAGGCAGTGCGCTGATCGAGGGCGGTGGACGCCAGAAGCGGTGCGCGGGGTGGCGGCTCGAGTTGAACGCGAAGTTGGCGTCTGAGGCAGAGCGTCTGACggcgaaggaacagaagcaTGCGAAGGCCGGAGCTGGGGGCTTTCAGCTAACTGCGCCCGAACAGTCGACAGAGCACCAGcgaaagaaggcgcagaaagtgcagagacagcagagcaTCGTCTCGGATCTCCTCGCACTCCGCATTCGCTTGAACGGCGCGCTGCGCGAGACGAATCGCCTCCCGAATGCCCACATGTTTACAGCTTTGATGGGGGAGAAATGTTTCGAGTCCGAGAAAGTGGGCATCACGGCAGaaacttcctctctcgccgagTCGCTCAAGGGACTCCGCGACGAAGCCGCAGGCCTCCTCACCgacttgctctctctccaacGGGCGCTGTTTGAGCAGAGCGGCCTCAAACTCGACGCCcaagacgaggaggacgcccaagacgaggaggacgcCGAGGActcgagtgtctgtacacctgagaACGGCGGAGGCCACGAGACCGAGTCTTGGGGGACGCGCCGCGAGAGATGGCTAGCGGCGCAGGGCGCTTCGGACTCAGCGCGCGcgagcagaggcgagaagaggaaacgggcagatgaagaggaggccGTGACCGAAGACGAGAACTCTGGCCGCGAAGCGAGTGTGTGGGCAGAGAGGGTCGATGCGTtgtggaggagaaaaagtCGACGCCTCTGTCTCGAAAATGCAGACGCTTGGCACACCACAGTGGAT CCGCGCTCGCAGGCCTTCAAGGCTCTGAGTCAGCCGCCTTCTCAACAGCTGCAGCATGCAATGTCAACCCagttttctcggcttctcgctcgcgcgCTGCGTGGCGCTCACGTTCCTCCCCCGTCGTCTCCAGGCAACaaggcgcatgcaagcgaCGAGGGATGTACTCCCTGCCATGTGGTGGGTTGTACGACTCTCCAGAGGCTTCGGGCGCTCGGAGAAGACGTGGAccaggaagaggagaaagccgATGGTGAAGAAGCTTCCTTCACAGACATCCTTAAACACGACTTCTACGACGACGGA GATTTCTACGTCGAACTGCTAAAACACGTTATTCAACAAGGCGGAGCTCT AGACTCTTCAGACTCACTCGACCGGGAGAAGAACCTGTTGAAACTTCGGAATAAATTGAATC GCGGGCGAAAAACCGTGGACCGCCGGGCGtcaaaaggcagaaaaatTCGATACCAGCCCATCGAGAAACTTCAGAATCTGATG ACTGCGACTCCGTGGCAACCGAACCTTGACGCACTTCCCGGCGCGGGCGACGAAGCCATGGTGGACCGTCTCATGCGGCAGTTGTTTGCCAACGACTAA